tgtgctcttgcagtcatatttgcaggacggccactcctagggagagtagcaacagtgaggaactttctccatttatagacaatttgtcttgccatggactgatgaacatcaaggcttttagagatacttttgtaaccctttccacctttatgcaagtcaacaattcttcatcttaggtcttctgagatctcttttgtttgaggcatggttcacatcaggcaatgcttcttgtgaataggaAATCAAATGTTGTGAGTGGTTTTTTTATAGGGCAgtgcagctctaaccaacatctccaatctcgactcattgattggactccaggttagctgactcctgactccaatgagCTTTTGGAGAATTCATTAGcctaagggttcacatactttttccaacctacaccgtgaatgtttaaattatgtattcaatatagacaagaaaaatacaataatttgtgtgttattagtttaagcacaaagtgtttgtctattgttgtgacttaaaatgttttgaccaatttatgcagaaatgtaggtaattccaaagggttcacatactattTCTTGCCATTGCTGCTTCACGGCTGTGTACCATGAGCCCCTTGATAGAGACAAGTCTCCAATGAAACTACATTTCCAGTACGGTATGGGTTTGTGAGCCGCTGATCCACCTCTGTGTTTTGAGGTTCCTCTTCCCTTCCTGTCTTTACAGACATGCTCAATAGAATGTGAGGGCAGCCTGGACACCACGAAGCTCCGCCTCTGCCGAGACGTCCTATTGGAGGAGGTAGATGACATCAAACAGGAAGAGGTGCAGGGTCAGCAGCACCAACTGGCCAAGAAGTATGGCGGCTTCATGAAGCGCTACGGGGGGTTCATGATCAGGAGGCGCTCACCCGTAGAGGGGCGAGTGCAGGGAGGAGAAAACAGCCCGGTGGCTGAGGAAGAGGACATCCGTTTGGAGATCCTGAAGATTCTGAATGCAGAGGCTGAGGGCCAGAGGGATGAGGAAGTGGCCAAGCGCTATGGGGGGTACATGAGAAGAGCGGGGGACTTGGGGGGCCTGGAGGGGGTGGGCAGGCCATTGAAGAAGCGCTATGGGGGCTTCATGAGAAGGGTGGGAAGGCCTGAGTGGCTGGAGGATCAGAAGAACCAGGGGGGTTTCCTGAAGCGCTCCTGGGAGGGGGAGCAGGGTGACTCCCCCCTGGCTGAAATACAGAAGAGATATGGAGGATTCATGGACTAGG
The sequence above is a segment of the Oncorhynchus nerka isolate Pitt River linkage group LG20, Oner_Uvic_2.0, whole genome shotgun sequence genome. Coding sequences within it:
- the penka gene encoding proenkephalin a, which gives rise to MAVPGNSLPILLLGAYFALTVGADCEKDCALCLNRLRGHQTAITTLTCSIECEGSLDTTKLRLCRDVLLEEVDDIKQEEVQGQQHQLAKKYGGFMKRYGGFMIRRRSPVEGRVQGGENSPVAEEEDIRLEILKILNAEAEGQRDEEVAKRYGGYMRRAGDLGGLEGVGRPLKKRYGGFMRRVGRPEWLEDQKNQGGFLKRSWEGEQGDSPLAEIQKRYGGFMD